From Halapricum desulfuricans, a single genomic window includes:
- a CDS encoding PRC-barrel domain-containing protein yields the protein MAVDRETPPSEITTLVGREVYSNNGVFVGEIEDLRLDLSTENVTGLALHQLNGELFDQEINQSRGVIVPYRWVQAVGDIVIINGIIEQLKQPGSDDSDDEVVA from the coding sequence ATGGCTGTCGATAGGGAGACCCCTCCGTCGGAAATCACGACGCTGGTCGGTCGCGAGGTCTATTCGAACAACGGTGTGTTCGTCGGCGAGATCGAGGATCTGCGGCTCGATCTCTCGACGGAGAACGTTACCGGGCTCGCGCTGCACCAGCTCAATGGAGAACTGTTCGACCAGGAGATCAACCAGTCGCGTGGCGTCATCGTCCCCTACCGGTGGGTACAGGCGGTCGGGGACATCGTCATCATCAACGGCATCATCGAACAGCTCAAACAGCCCGGATCAGACGACTCCGACGACGAGGTCGTTGCCTAG
- a CDS encoding cytochrome b codes for MSLERKDDHDHDAWLESRDDLSHIETVYLTVLMWLDRRLRIVDYLEMLENLYYKVNMQMPKSHTEQYGLDNKFWYWYPLYALGSFSTLAYIVAAISGALLGFYYTPGAGASESASLAYTQIEFIMVELNFGFFLRSLHRWSAQVMVAAVFLHMLRVYFTGAYKEPRELNWLLGIVLISLTMVFGYTGYLLPWDQLAFWAGQIGVEMSLSIPLIGEWVAQLLFGGFTPNPATLQRMYILHVFFLPFIVTTLIAIHIGIVWMQGIAEPH; via the coding sequence ATGAGTCTCGAACGCAAAGACGATCACGACCACGACGCCTGGCTGGAGAGTCGAGACGACCTCTCGCACATCGAGACTGTCTATCTGACCGTGCTGATGTGGCTCGACAGGCGACTCCGCATCGTGGACTACCTGGAGATGCTGGAGAACCTGTATTACAAGGTCAACATGCAGATGCCCAAGAGCCACACCGAACAGTACGGCCTGGACAATAAGTTCTGGTACTGGTACCCGCTGTACGCGCTGGGCTCGTTCTCGACGCTCGCGTATATCGTCGCGGCTATTTCCGGTGCATTGCTCGGGTTCTACTACACGCCCGGTGCCGGCGCGAGCGAATCGGCCTCGCTGGCGTACACCCAGATCGAGTTCATCATGGTCGAGTTGAACTTCGGCTTCTTCCTGCGGAGCCTCCATCGCTGGTCCGCGCAGGTGATGGTCGCGGCCGTGTTCCTGCACATGCTGCGGGTCTACTTCACGGGCGCATACAAGGAACCGCGGGAGCTCAACTGGCTGCTCGGGATCGTGCTGATCAGCCTGACGATGGTCTTCGGGTACACGGGGTACCTGCTGCCGTGGGACCAGCTGGCCTTCTGGGCCGGCCAGATCGGCGTCGAGATGAGCCTCTCGATCCCGCTCATCGGCGAGTGGGTCGCCCAGTTGTTGTTCGGCGGATTCACGCCGAATCCGGCGACACTCCAGCGGATGTACATCCTGCACGTGTTCTTCCTGCCCTTTATCGTGACGACGCTGATCGCGATCCACATCGGCATCGTCTGGATGCAGGGCATCGCGGAACCACACTGA
- a CDS encoding DHH family phosphoesterase, producing MNTGTTMASMTSYAILGCGSVGHAVAEDLVEAGKDVLILDKDEGRVEALRDQDLNAQISDIRDPEVVEHVEGRDAVLILSSDVEANKAATETLMEVDDDHFVVARASDPVSADELTAMGADVVINPSAVIADSALRSLETGELEHRAEQLSSLIDGTESRLAILIHRGPDPDSIASAAALQAIARHRDVEADIVYQGEIGHHENRAFVNLLGIELVSRGEVELDDYDTIALVDYSKTGDTESAPDIDVDILIDHLEPESEIDAGFSDIRPNVSATSTILTKYVQEFDLNLSQEVATALLYGIRAETLDFKRDTTPADLTAAAYLYPFADHDTLEQVESPSMSPETLDVLAEAIRNRDVRGSHLISNAGFIRDREALTQAAQQLLNLEGITTTAVFGIADETIYLAARSKDIRLNIGNVLGDAFSDIGEAAGHSTDASVEIPLGIFTGIDSNEDNRDLLLSLTEEAVKTKLFEAMGVESSSDSSNGS from the coding sequence ATGAACACAGGGACGACGATGGCATCGATGACGTCGTATGCCATCCTCGGCTGCGGGAGCGTGGGGCACGCGGTCGCGGAGGACCTCGTCGAAGCGGGCAAGGACGTGCTCATTCTCGACAAAGACGAGGGGCGCGTGGAAGCGCTTCGTGATCAGGACCTCAACGCACAGATCAGCGATATTCGGGATCCGGAGGTCGTCGAACACGTCGAGGGTCGCGACGCGGTGTTGATCCTCTCCTCGGACGTCGAGGCGAACAAAGCCGCGACGGAGACGCTGATGGAGGTTGACGACGATCACTTCGTCGTCGCGCGAGCGTCCGATCCGGTCTCCGCGGACGAACTTACTGCGATGGGTGCCGACGTCGTCATCAATCCGTCGGCGGTCATCGCCGATTCGGCGCTCCGGTCGCTCGAAACGGGCGAACTCGAACACCGGGCCGAACAGCTGTCGTCGTTGATCGACGGTACTGAGTCCCGACTCGCCATCCTAATCCACCGCGGCCCGGACCCCGACTCGATCGCCAGCGCCGCAGCGCTGCAGGCGATCGCGCGACACCGTGACGTCGAGGCGGATATCGTCTACCAGGGCGAAATTGGCCATCACGAAAACCGGGCGTTCGTCAACCTGCTCGGCATCGAACTTGTCTCCCGGGGCGAGGTCGAACTCGACGACTACGATACGATTGCGCTAGTCGATTACTCCAAGACTGGCGACACCGAATCCGCCCCCGATATTGACGTTGATATTCTCATCGACCACCTCGAACCCGAATCTGAGATCGACGCCGGTTTCTCGGACATCCGACCGAACGTCTCCGCGACGTCGACGATCCTCACCAAGTACGTTCAGGAGTTCGATCTGAATCTCAGCCAGGAGGTCGCGACCGCGCTGCTGTACGGTATCCGCGCCGAGACGCTCGATTTCAAGCGGGACACGACACCGGCGGATCTGACCGCCGCGGCGTATCTGTACCCCTTTGCCGACCACGACACGCTCGAACAGGTCGAGTCTCCGTCGATGAGCCCCGAGACGCTGGACGTGCTCGCCGAGGCGATCCGCAACCGCGACGTCCGCGGCAGTCATCTCATCTCCAACGCCGGGTTCATCCGCGACCGCGAGGCACTGACCCAGGCCGCCCAGCAACTCCTGAATCTCGAAGGGATCACGACGACGGCCGTCTTCGGCATCGCTGACGAGACGATCTATCTGGCCGCGCGCTCGAAGGACATCAGGTTGAACATCGGGAACGTCCTCGGCGACGCCTTCTCCGATATCGGCGAGGCGGCGGGCCACTCGACCGACGCCAGCGTCGAGATCCCGCTGGGGATCTTCACGGGCATCGACTCGAACGAGGACAACCGGGACCTGTTGCTGTCGTTGACCGAGGAAGCAGTCAAAACGAAACTGTTCGAGGCGATGGGCGTCGAGAGCAGTAGCGACAGTTCCAACGGGAGCTAG
- a CDS encoding DUF7318 family protein: protein MSSSGSTYGDIHRYEQPRESPAAALAIVLLTIVEIVFVGLFTWGLISGWGLTAEGNMFLGGVLGVIFIDLSFILLLYRKEFLPDVMIVKKRRRKWEDLYVREEDVDGTSVTDGALENAKRALYPYYKR, encoded by the coding sequence ATGTCCTCGTCCGGAAGCACCTACGGTGATATCCACCGGTACGAACAGCCCCGTGAGAGTCCGGCGGCGGCGCTGGCAATCGTCCTGTTGACGATCGTCGAGATCGTCTTCGTCGGGCTGTTCACTTGGGGGCTAATCAGCGGCTGGGGACTGACGGCCGAGGGGAACATGTTCCTCGGCGGCGTCCTCGGAGTCATCTTCATCGACCTCTCGTTCATCCTGCTGTTGTATCGCAAGGAGTTCCTGCCGGACGTGATGATCGTCAAGAAACGCCGACGCAAGTGGGAGGATCTGTACGTCCGTGAGGAGGACGTCGACGGAACGTCCGTGACCGACGGGGCTCTCGAGAACGCAAAACGCGCGCTGTATCCGTACTACAAACGATAA
- the gatE gene encoding Glu-tRNA(Gln) amidotransferase subunit GatE produces MTEFDYDDLGLVAGLEIHQQLDTATKLFCACSTELREPEESTRRLTRYLHPTRSELGELDEAALEESRVEREFEYLAYDSTCLVEEDDEPPHRVDDEAMTVALEIAQLLDMEPVDQVHPMRKLVIDGSNTSGFQRTMLIAGEGEIETDEGPVGVEDLMLEEESAQRVAETDSGVRYSLDRLGIPLVEIGTDPDIRSPEQAREAAERIGMLLRSTGKVKRGLGTIRQDVNVSIENGARVELKGVQSLDDIDDLVRNEVRRQVELLDIAAELDDRDAAVGEPRDVTDVFADTDSGVIRSALDAGGEVRAVRLEGFDGLVGREIQPDRRLGTEFSDHAKRHGAGGIFHTDELPAYGVTEAEVEALREAVEADSEDAVAIVADDPETAALAIDAVAERAETALEGVPEETRDANEDATSRYLRPLPGAARMYPETDVPPVEPDAGEIETPELLTEKVDRYQAQFDLDAGLAEQVAYGEYMPLFERVVEAGVDPTLAADTVESTLTALRRDDVPVGDLTDEHIEDALLAVEDGDVPNEGLEDLLTALAETPSLSAEEAVEQEGLGGVAEDEVREAVVEVVERNAEQVSEEGMGAFSGLMGECMGQLRGKADGDLVSSVLREEIQKRA; encoded by the coding sequence ATGACGGAGTTCGACTACGACGACCTGGGGCTGGTGGCCGGCCTGGAGATCCACCAGCAACTCGACACGGCGACGAAGCTCTTCTGCGCGTGTTCGACCGAGTTGCGCGAGCCCGAGGAATCGACCCGGCGACTGACCCGCTATCTCCACCCGACCCGGAGCGAACTGGGCGAACTCGACGAGGCCGCCCTCGAGGAGAGCCGCGTCGAGCGCGAGTTCGAATATCTGGCCTACGACTCGACGTGTCTCGTCGAGGAGGACGACGAACCGCCCCACCGGGTCGACGACGAGGCCATGACCGTGGCCCTGGAGATCGCCCAGTTGCTGGACATGGAGCCGGTCGATCAGGTCCATCCGATGCGCAAGCTTGTCATCGACGGCTCGAACACTTCCGGGTTCCAGCGCACGATGTTGATCGCGGGCGAGGGCGAGATCGAAACCGACGAGGGTCCCGTCGGGGTCGAGGACCTCATGCTCGAAGAGGAGAGCGCCCAGCGCGTCGCGGAGACCGACTCGGGGGTTCGCTACTCGCTGGATCGACTCGGCATCCCTCTCGTCGAAATCGGCACCGATCCCGACATCCGCTCGCCCGAACAGGCCCGGGAGGCCGCCGAGCGGATCGGCATGCTGTTGCGCTCGACCGGGAAGGTCAAGCGTGGCCTGGGCACGATCCGCCAGGACGTCAACGTCTCGATCGAAAATGGTGCCCGCGTCGAACTCAAAGGCGTCCAGAGCCTGGACGACATCGACGATCTCGTCCGCAACGAGGTGCGCCGGCAGGTCGAACTGCTGGATATCGCCGCGGAGCTCGACGACCGTGACGCCGCAGTCGGCGAACCGCGGGACGTGACGGACGTGTTCGCGGACACCGATTCGGGGGTCATCCGCAGCGCGCTCGACGCCGGCGGCGAGGTCCGGGCCGTTCGCCTGGAGGGGTTCGACGGCCTCGTCGGCCGGGAAATCCAGCCCGATCGCCGCCTCGGAACGGAATTCTCGGATCACGCCAAGCGCCACGGTGCGGGCGGGATTTTCCACACTGACGAACTCCCTGCCTACGGCGTCACCGAAGCAGAGGTCGAGGCGCTGCGCGAGGCTGTCGAGGCGGACTCCGAGGACGCTGTCGCGATCGTCGCCGACGATCCCGAAACGGCAGCGCTGGCGATCGACGCCGTCGCCGAGCGGGCAGAGACGGCGCTCGAGGGCGTCCCTGAAGAGACTCGCGACGCCAACGAGGACGCGACCTCGCGATATCTCCGGCCGCTCCCGGGCGCGGCGCGGATGTACCCCGAGACGGACGTGCCGCCGGTCGAGCCCGACGCCGGCGAGATCGAGACGCCCGAGCTCCTGACCGAGAAGGTCGATCGCTACCAGGCACAGTTCGATCTCGATGCCGGACTCGCCGAACAGGTCGCCTACGGCGAGTACATGCCGCTGTTCGAGCGGGTCGTCGAGGCGGGCGTCGATCCGACCCTTGCCGCCGACACCGTCGAATCGACGCTGACGGCGCTGCGGCGCGACGACGTGCCGGTCGGGGACCTGACCGACGAGCACATCGAGGACGCGCTACTGGCGGTCGAGGACGGCGACGTGCCGAACGAGGGCCTCGAGGACCTGCTGACGGCACTGGCCGAGACCCCCTCGCTGTCCGCCGAGGAGGCCGTCGAACAGGAGGGCCTGGGCGGCGTCGCCGAGGACGAGGTCCGGGAGGCCGTCGTCGAGGTCGTCGAGCGCAACGCCGAGCAGGTCAGCGAGGAGGGGATGGGCGCGTTCTCCGGGCTGATGGGCGAGTGCATGGGGCAGCTCCGCGGGAAGGCCGATGGCGACCTCGTCAGCAGCGTCCTCCGCGAGGAGATCCAGAAGCGAGCGTAG
- a CDS encoding hydrogenase maturation protease: protein MSEHSHVAVVGVGNPIMGDDGVGEHVIEELRDEGLPDGVVATHAGTTAFFALEAMSGADYAIVVDAVAVEDASPGAIHRYRYREGSFDGSPPDVLMHDFSFSDALQAGKDPYDLPEELLVIGVQPADTEPGTELSDTVAERIPEVIDLVRETIAARTRSEVEL, encoded by the coding sequence ATGAGTGAGCACTCGCACGTCGCCGTCGTCGGGGTCGGCAATCCGATCATGGGTGACGACGGCGTCGGCGAGCACGTCATCGAGGAGCTTCGTGACGAGGGGCTCCCGGATGGCGTCGTCGCGACTCACGCCGGCACGACGGCGTTTTTCGCGCTGGAGGCGATGAGCGGGGCCGACTACGCGATCGTCGTCGACGCGGTCGCGGTCGAGGATGCGTCTCCCGGAGCAATCCACCGGTATCGCTACCGCGAGGGATCGTTCGACGGCTCACCGCCCGACGTGCTGATGCACGACTTCTCGTTCTCGGACGCGTTACAGGCCGGAAAAGATCCCTACGACCTGCCGGAGGAGTTGCTCGTGATCGGCGTCCAGCCGGCCGATACCGAACCAGGTACCGAGTTGAGCGATACCGTGGCTGAGCGGATCCCCGAGGTGATCGATCTCGTCCGTGAAACGATCGCGGCGCGTACCCGATCGGAGGTCGAGTTATGA
- a CDS encoding DUF7319 domain-containing protein: MDASGSTPPDPDESAASAETGDTGESSTDGEELSTGQLRDRVEQKYDFDDFGPTDMAEMTAEEWEAAFDADSWITGQELLDRVEADLKQRVLDRDVFARIEREEDYLLAYSDGGFAVVYPDGSVEGEGTVLRDVKPVIALCSMDSYDPPEMPDGEILPDPQEVPEGGGELGNLMVQAIAVVQLLAGVALVGAGMAFGMEPISIVAGLGFLVIGIGLLFVVANARLSDRFRSEEFRDRLRAVNVGGERPDFLPIDEDGRIETEEREDERETVLPPRSDQDG, translated from the coding sequence ATGGACGCGTCCGGCTCCACGCCGCCAGACCCAGACGAGTCGGCGGCCAGTGCGGAGACGGGAGATACAGGCGAGTCGAGCACCGACGGGGAAGAGCTCTCGACTGGACAGCTCCGCGATCGGGTCGAGCAGAAGTACGACTTCGACGATTTCGGCCCGACCGACATGGCCGAGATGACCGCCGAAGAGTGGGAGGCGGCGTTCGACGCCGACAGCTGGATCACCGGTCAAGAGCTGCTCGACCGCGTCGAGGCCGACCTCAAGCAGCGCGTACTCGATCGGGACGTCTTCGCCCGGATCGAGCGCGAGGAGGACTACCTGCTTGCGTACTCCGACGGGGGGTTCGCCGTCGTCTATCCCGACGGCAGCGTCGAGGGCGAAGGGACAGTCCTGCGGGACGTCAAGCCGGTCATCGCGCTGTGTTCGATGGACAGCTACGATCCCCCGGAGATGCCGGACGGCGAGATACTGCCCGACCCCCAGGAGGTGCCCGAGGGCGGAGGCGAACTGGGGAACCTGATGGTACAGGCCATCGCAGTCGTGCAGCTGCTGGCCGGCGTCGCACTGGTCGGTGCCGGGATGGCGTTCGGGATGGAACCAATTTCGATTGTCGCCGGACTCGGGTTCCTGGTCATCGGTATCGGCCTGCTGTTCGTGGTGGCCAACGCGCGGCTGTCCGATCGGTTCCGTTCCGAGGAGTTTCGCGACCGCCTGCGAGCGGTCAACGTCGGCGGCGAACGACCGGATTTCCTGCCGATCGACGAGGACGGTCGCATCGAAACCGAGGAACGAGAAGACGAGCGAGAGACTGTGTTACCGCCCCGTTCCGACCAAGATGGATGA
- a CDS encoding RNA methyltransferase → MISVAVVDAETPGNIGTIARAMKNFGLEELLLVDPPELDPDGEAYGFAGRAREDILPNAREVPFEYLRENYHTVGCTAVTNEDARKHVRYPFKTPRELADSLTDIRADTCLVFGRERVGLTNDELAGLDEVCSIPAAADYPVLNLGQAATVVLYEMRSLTLESTQLPDPDHERATEREIEGLHDQFGSFLEAIDHPEEKRAKAGRLFRRLVGRAHPTDREAVSLRGIFRRAQQRIDRRERD, encoded by the coding sequence ATGATCAGCGTTGCCGTCGTTGACGCCGAGACCCCGGGGAACATCGGAACGATCGCCCGCGCGATGAAGAACTTCGGCCTCGAAGAGCTGTTGCTGGTGGACCCGCCCGAACTGGATCCCGACGGCGAGGCCTACGGGTTCGCGGGCCGGGCCCGCGAGGACATTCTCCCGAACGCGCGAGAAGTCCCCTTCGAATATCTACGTGAGAACTACCACACCGTCGGCTGTACGGCCGTCACGAACGAGGACGCCCGCAAGCACGTCCGGTATCCGTTCAAGACGCCCCGCGAGCTGGCCGACAGCCTGACCGACATCCGGGCCGACACCTGTCTCGTGTTCGGCCGCGAACGGGTCGGGCTGACGAACGACGAACTCGCCGGTCTCGACGAGGTGTGCTCGATTCCCGCGGCCGCGGACTACCCGGTCTTGAATCTCGGGCAGGCCGCGACGGTCGTCCTCTACGAGATGCGCTCGCTGACCCTCGAATCGACACAGCTGCCGGACCCGGATCACGAGCGAGCCACCGAGCGGGAGATCGAGGGGCTGCACGACCAGTTCGGGTCGTTCCTCGAAGCGATCGATCACCCCGAGGAGAAACGCGCCAAGGCCGGCCGGCTCTTCCGGCGACTGGTCGGCCGCGCCCACCCGACCGACCGGGAGGCGGTCTCGCTCAGGGGGATCTTCCGGCGCGCGCAGCAGCGGATCGACAGACGCGAGCGAGACTAG
- a CDS encoding DUF7314 family protein yields MADEFAKGFGILVTAGLGWMIIAGWYLTPSFEGAQLFGERPSDPGVYAEIALTIGDALFWFAILGALTFWIVIPVGRKLRAEIESRSA; encoded by the coding sequence ATGGCTGACGAATTCGCGAAAGGGTTCGGTATTCTGGTAACGGCAGGGCTCGGCTGGATGATCATCGCCGGCTGGTACCTGACACCGAGTTTCGAGGGCGCACAGTTGTTCGGCGAACGCCCGTCGGATCCGGGCGTCTACGCGGAGATCGCGCTGACGATCGGCGACGCGCTGTTCTGGTTCGCCATCCTCGGCGCGCTGACGTTCTGGATCGTCATCCCGGTCGGCCGGAAGCTCCGGGCCGAGATCGAGTCCAGGTCCGCGTGA
- a CDS encoding halocyanin domain-containing protein, whose product MHRRDFLRTAGGVAGGAGALAASGSAAAQANVQPDYGGYLEGANGFNGSTTDLRGQDAVTIEVGAGSDGYAFNPAAVWVDPGTTITWEWTGNGGDHNVVGENTDFSSGDPVGEEGYTYEQTFEESGIVTYYCDPHQNLGMLGAVAVGDDIATVEVESGGGEQNPEHMGVPFQPHYVGIATLLMMSASLVFTFFFVKYGESVHTNGGRN is encoded by the coding sequence ATGCACAGGCGGGACTTTCTCCGGACGGCCGGTGGCGTGGCCGGCGGGGCAGGCGCACTCGCGGCGAGCGGATCGGCGGCCGCTCAGGCAAACGTCCAGCCGGATTACGGCGGCTATCTAGAGGGAGCGAACGGGTTCAACGGCTCGACGACTGATCTCCGTGGCCAGGACGCGGTCACGATCGAAGTCGGGGCCGGCAGTGACGGCTACGCGTTCAACCCGGCCGCCGTCTGGGTCGATCCCGGCACCACGATCACCTGGGAGTGGACCGGCAACGGCGGTGACCACAACGTCGTCGGCGAAAACACCGACTTCTCCTCGGGCGATCCCGTCGGCGAGGAAGGCTACACCTACGAACAGACCTTCGAAGAATCAGGCATCGTCACCTACTACTGTGACCCCCATCAGAACCTCGGCATGCTCGGCGCCGTCGCCGTCGGCGACGACATTGCCACCGTCGAGGTCGAATCCGGCGGCGGCGAACAGAATCCGGAGCACATGGGCGTGCCGTTCCAGCCCCACTACGTGGGAATCGCGACGCTGCTGATGATGAGCGCGTCGCTCGTGTTCACGTTCTTCTTCGTGAAGTACGGTGAATCGGTACACACGAATGGAGGTCGGAACTGA
- a CDS encoding ubiquinol-cytochrome c reductase iron-sulfur subunit encodes MSTDEDKYPSESGRRRFVKGVVGSAALGSVATGTAATVEMATSAAGAGGGITEYFAIENTDGPAPRGMPIIPIEIRNDNEIYGVWPEPETQEIQGKEVTVAETDIGGTTYSTTWFQYCGVQTYEGIQPDADQDNAFRSTGGTYAWQDDVDDGSVLTLDMFQDYEKWGNGIGRDGLGKPAVANWRSDGDVQTIPVQVMRSPEVSKMVAGEGEYSSLSGEARSFLEAATENDVMAWLNKCTHFCCVPGFKANEGSASFGGENSVYCQCHQSIYDPFSPVRRTFTALPRTE; translated from the coding sequence ATGTCCACAGACGAAGACAAATATCCGAGCGAATCGGGACGCCGGCGGTTCGTGAAAGGCGTCGTCGGGAGTGCCGCTCTCGGGTCGGTCGCGACCGGGACCGCGGCGACTGTCGAGATGGCCACCTCCGCCGCCGGCGCCGGCGGCGGGATCACGGAGTATTTTGCCATCGAGAACACCGACGGTCCGGCCCCGCGCGGGATGCCGATCATCCCTATCGAGATCAGAAACGACAACGAAATCTACGGCGTCTGGCCGGAGCCGGAGACCCAGGAGATCCAGGGCAAAGAAGTCACCGTCGCCGAAACGGACATCGGCGGGACGACCTACAGTACCACCTGGTTCCAGTACTGCGGCGTCCAGACCTACGAGGGGATCCAGCCCGACGCCGACCAGGACAACGCCTTCCGGTCGACCGGCGGCACGTACGCCTGGCAGGACGACGTCGACGACGGATCGGTGTTGACGCTGGATATGTTCCAGGACTACGAAAAGTGGGGCAACGGCATCGGCCGGGACGGCCTCGGCAAGCCGGCCGTCGCGAACTGGCGATCCGACGGTGACGTCCAGACCATCCCGGTACAGGTCATGCGCAGCCCCGAGGTGAGCAAGATGGTCGCCGGCGAGGGCGAGTACAGCTCGCTGTCCGGCGAGGCGCGCAGCTTCCTGGAGGCGGCGACGGAAAACGACGTCATGGCCTGGCTCAACAAGTGCACGCACTTCTGTTGTGTCCCGGGGTTCAAGGCCAACGAGGGGAGCGCCAGTTTCGGGGGCGAGAACTCCGTCTACTGCCAGTGCCATCAGTCGATTTACGACCCTTTCAGCCCGGTGAGACGGACCTTCACCGCGCTGCCACGGACCGAGTGA
- a CDS encoding cytochrome bc complex cytochrome b subunit, which produces MTDDTDTTDERTDGGGTGIVPPDDETPTWSERKARKQGLSRLTYEYFERARREDQDLRQQSSYVERDVLGFPAWPHETVRNLSLASFFVGMIIVLAATLPPHIDAPANPSTTPAVILPDWYLYWSFGLLKLGFLNPDLSLLGGEKLMSDRTYGVVANLVVVGFVAIVPFLNKGSARRPVEQPFWASVGVAGVVFAFTIAVLSIKNLVPIGEGLLNDLTFLLPIVAGFISYAVLKSMREGYMFNLNRRYYRLRPPK; this is translated from the coding sequence ATGACTGACGACACAGACACGACCGACGAACGCACCGACGGCGGGGGAACGGGCATCGTGCCCCCCGACGACGAGACGCCAACCTGGAGCGAGCGCAAGGCTCGCAAGCAGGGGCTGTCGCGACTCACCTACGAGTACTTCGAGCGGGCCCGACGCGAGGACCAGGATCTGCGCCAGCAGTCCAGTTACGTCGAACGGGACGTGCTGGGCTTTCCGGCCTGGCCCCACGAGACGGTCCGCAACCTCTCGCTGGCGAGTTTCTTCGTCGGGATGATCATCGTCCTTGCGGCGACGCTTCCCCCGCACATCGACGCGCCCGCCAACCCCAGCACTACCCCGGCGGTCATCCTGCCGGACTGGTACCTCTACTGGTCGTTCGGCCTGCTCAAGCTCGGCTTCCTCAATCCCGACCTGTCGCTTCTGGGCGGCGAGAAGCTGATGTCCGACCGAACATACGGCGTCGTCGCGAACCTCGTCGTCGTCGGGTTCGTCGCGATCGTCCCATTCCTGAACAAGGGAAGCGCCCGCAGGCCGGTCGAGCAGCCGTTCTGGGCCTCGGTCGGGGTCGCCGGCGTCGTCTTCGCGTTCACCATCGCGGTCCTCTCGATCAAGAACCTCGTTCCGATCGGGGAAGGGCTGTTGAACGACCTGACCTTCCTGTTGCCAATCGTCGCCGGGTTCATCAGCTACGCCGTGTTGAAATCGATGCGCGAAGGGTACATGTTCAACCTCAACCGCCGGTACTACCGGCTCAGGCCACCCAAGTGA
- a CDS encoding DUF7315 family membrane protein, translated as MSSDTQPQRTPDGSVVVPLRVYKGITVFSTLLATALVVLGFFMFDAATRLDNPIREAAVWAVGLTGWTPSTGVVNVAFGLLGVAVLLVGAGSYILGTRFKTAEMIDGGTAETDDRTDDTNTQEQTNG; from the coding sequence ATGAGTAGCGATACCCAACCCCAGCGTACGCCCGACGGATCGGTCGTCGTCCCGCTGCGCGTCTACAAGGGGATCACCGTCTTCTCGACGCTGCTGGCGACGGCGCTGGTCGTGCTCGGGTTCTTCATGTTCGACGCGGCAACCCGGCTGGACAACCCGATTCGCGAGGCGGCCGTCTGGGCGGTCGGGCTCACGGGCTGGACGCCCTCGACAGGCGTGGTCAACGTCGCCTTCGGCCTGCTCGGCGTGGCCGTACTGCTGGTCGGTGCCGGGTCGTATATCCTCGGCACGCGGTTCAAGACGGCCGAGATGATCGACGGCGGGACGGCCGAAACGGACGACCGAACGGACGACACGAACACACAGGAGCAAACCAATGGCTGA
- a CDS encoding DUF7321 family protein has product MLGLADGTVATLVVVAVTISFPCFLYGAWIVIENDPVTWSVLVRHLSIVFTGLALTTIPMVVWMLPNLLEQFYGFSVLHAVVGLHAYAFLAFALTGIVRIFRAKWEHDLYHDYDEDLLLSEIGGDRMDHWRSRLRIGVAGYVTLWIVAYLSGLAQYVTKYGFPP; this is encoded by the coding sequence ATGCTCGGGCTGGCCGACGGGACGGTGGCGACGCTGGTCGTCGTCGCGGTGACGATAAGCTTCCCCTGCTTTCTGTACGGGGCCTGGATCGTGATCGAGAACGATCCCGTCACCTGGAGCGTGCTCGTCCGCCATCTCTCCATCGTGTTCACCGGGCTCGCGCTGACGACGATCCCGATGGTCGTGTGGATGCTCCCGAACCTCCTCGAGCAATTCTACGGGTTCAGCGTCCTGCACGCCGTCGTCGGTTTGCACGCGTACGCGTTTCTCGCGTTCGCGCTGACGGGTATCGTTCGGATCTTCCGCGCGAAGTGGGAGCACGACCTCTATCACGATTACGACGAAGACCTCCTGCTCTCGGAGATCGGTGGCGATCGGATGGATCACTGGCGCTCCCGGCTGCGGATCGGCGTCGCCGGCTACGTCACCCTGTGGATCGTCGCCTACCTCAGCGGCCTCGCCCAGTACGTCACCAAGTACGGATTCCCGCCGTAA